Within the Deltaproteobacteria bacterium genome, the region ATAGATTCAATTTGATGTTAGCTAAGCTGAATTCATTATAGAAAATAATTGGTACCCCAACATGCACACATTGCTGCTTAATTGGTTTTCAGGTACTCGATAATTTGCTGCTGCTCGCGATTCATCAAGCCGGCCAAGGCTGTTAATAGCAGGTGCCATGGCTGAATTATCGTGTTCATACTATCCAAATATCATGGTTTCCGGTGATTTGTAGTGTTTTGAAACATGTCGCGGAGCCCTGTTTAACGGACTTTTGAGTTCCTTTGTATATTTGGATAGGACGGGAGGGAAAGATAGAACATAGTACAAGCGTGCTGGTCTCAGAGCGGAGTGATTTCTACTGGGCGCAGCGGAAACCGACGCTGCCGTAACGGTTGACTGGAAAGAGGTAGCCGCGGCGATAAGACGCGCGCAGGGCATTCGCACTGCTAAAGTAGAACGACCCGCCGCGGAGCACGCGATAGCTAGTGCTATCAGGGCCCTCAGGGTTTACCCAGCCTCCTGCTGGCGTCTCACCATAATAACCAGCATCGAACCAATCAGCAGTCCACTCCCACACATTCCCAATCATATCATCAGCGCCATATGGGCTTACGCCCAAAGGCTTGGAACCTACCTCCCAGGTTTGGTTTGTGCCACAGCCATAACCACCTTCACTCATCACCACGTGGATGCAGCTCCGATCCGGGCTATTGCCCCAGGGGTATTTTCTGCCGTCAGTACCGCGTGCTGCTTTTTCCCACTCCGCCTCTGTGGGAAGGCGCTTACCCAGCCATTCACAATAGGTCTTGGCTTCGGTGTGGTTCACGTAATTGATGGGATGGTTATCCAGGCTGTTGTTATAGGTATGGTAACTATCCGTGCCACCGCCATAAGTGCAATCACCCGCCAGCACACACGCCCTGTAGGCGCCGGCGGTGACCTCCGCTCGGTCTAGCAGGAAGCTATCAAGATAAACTTCGTGTTGCGGGAATTCATTTGAGCTGCACTCAAAATCAACAACCGCATTACAGCCCATTAAAAAAGGGCCGGCCGGAACAAAGACCATGTCCTGGTTGCTGCAACTGCTTGTGTCATAAGCCATGCAATCATCACCACAGGTAGCGGTTTCCGCACCAAGGCCAAGCTCGGAGCAATCTACGTCGCCATCACAGCCCTCAAGAGAGCCTCCGACCGCACCTTCGTGCTGAATGATGCCATCGCCGCACCAGGTGCCTGTCAGGTTTTGAACCTGACAAGAAGCATCACAAATAATGCAAGCCTCTTCACCATAATCGCAAGCCTCA harbors:
- a CDS encoding SUMF1/EgtB/PvdO family nonheme iron enzyme encodes the protein MQKRSVFIGLLLFTATACSAEWIIPEGYIVECTDNSDCPDTAECTLTDDGTSLVCVTAGETWCGNGVQEVGEACDDGDTDNSDYCSSDCLSVTTICGDAKTEGQEACDHVGQINGWYCNEECLTFRKECGDSVVAVFSDGRDGEVCDQGSQNTDDYQLNKTCLSDCSGYGSYCGDGTQNATEACDEFGNTENGCTATCEKSPDVVCGDFITHAAFEGCDEGNTVTEACDYGEEACIICDASCQVQNLTGTWCGDGIIQHEGAVGGSLEGCDGDVDCSELGLGAETATCGDDCMAYDTSSCSNQDMVFVPAGPFLMGCNAVVDFECSSNEFPQHEVYLDSFLLDRAEVTAGAYRACVLAGDCTYGGGTDSYHTYNNSLDNHPINYVNHTEAKTYCEWLGKRLPTEAEWEKAARGTDGRKYPWGNSPDRSCIHVVMSEGGYGCGTNQTWEVGSKPLGVSPYGADDMIGNVWEWTADWFDAGYYGETPAGGWVNPEGPDSTSYRVLRGGSFYFSSANALRASYRRGYLFPVNRYGSVGFRCAQ